In the Pseudomonas orientalis genome, one interval contains:
- the rpoC gene encoding DNA-directed RNA polymerase subunit beta': MKDLLNLLKNQGQVEEFDAIRIGLASPEMIRSWSFGEVKKPETINYRTFKPERDGLFCAKIFGPVKDYECLCGKYKRLKHRGVICEKCGVEVALAKVRRERMAHIELASPVAHIWFLKSLPSRIGLLMDMTLRDIERVLYFESYVVIDPGMTTLEKGQLLNDEQYFEALEEFGDDFDARMGAEAVRELLHAIDLEHEIGRLREEIPQTNSETKIKKLSKRLKLMEAFQGSGNLPEWMVLTVLPVLPPDLRPLVPLDGGRFATSDLNDLYRRVINRNNRLKRLLDLSAPDIIVRNEKRMLQEAVDALLDNGRRGRAITGSNKRPLKSLADMIKGKQGRFRQNLLGKRVDYSGRSVITVGPTLRLHQCGLPKKMALELFKPFIFGKLEMRGLATTIKAAKKMVERELPEVWDVLAEVIREHPVLLNRAPTLHRLGIQAFEPVLIEGKAIQLHPLVCAAYNADFDGDQMAVHVPLTLEAQLEARALMMSTNNILSPANGEPIIVPSQDVVLGLYYMTREAINAKGEGRVFADLQEVDRVFRAGEAALHAKVKVRIHETVNDRDGGSVSNVRIVDTTVGRALLYQVVPKGLSYDVVNLPMKKKAISKLINQCYRVVGLKETVIFADQLMYTGFAYSTISGVSIGVNDFVIPDEKARIIAAATDEVKEIESQYASGLVTQGEKYNKVIDLWSKANDEVSKAMMANLSKEKVIDRHGDEVDQESFNSMYMMADSGARGSAAQIRQLAGMRGLMAKPDGSIIETPITANFREGLSVLQYFISTHGARKGLADTALKTANSGYLTRRLVDVAQDLVVTEIDCGTEHGLLMTPHIEGGDVVEPLGERVLGRVIARDVFKPGTEEVIVPAGTLVDEKWVEFIELNSIDEVIVRSPISCETRYGICAKCYGRDLARGHQVNIGEAVGVIAAQSIGEPGTQLTMRTFHIGGAASRTSAADSVQVKNGGTVRLHNLKHVERVDGHLVAVSRSGELAIADDYGRERERYKLPYGAVISVKEGDKVDAGAIVAKWDPHTHPIVTEMKGTVTYVGMEEGITIKRQTDELTGMTNIEVLDAKDRPAAGKDIRPAVKMVDDNGKDLLLPGTDVIAQYFLPANALVGVADGAKIAIGDVIARIPQETSKTRDITGGLPRVADLFEARRPKEASILAEVSGTIAFGKETKGKRRLVITPNDGSDPYEELIPKWRHLNVFEGEQVNRGEVISDGPSDPHDILRLLGVSALAKYIVNEIQDVYRLQGVKINDKHIETILRQMLRKVEIAESGDSSFIKGDQMELTHVLVENERLANDEKFVSKFTRVLLGITKASLSTESFISAASFQETTRVLTEAAVTGKRDYLRGLKENVVVGRLIPAGTGLAYHSERKRRRDADKPLRVSASEVEAALTEALNSSGN; this comes from the coding sequence TTGAAAGACCTACTGAATTTGCTGAAAAACCAGGGTCAAGTCGAAGAGTTCGACGCCATCCGTATTGGACTGGCATCGCCTGAGATGATCCGTTCGTGGTCGTTCGGTGAAGTTAAAAAACCGGAAACCATCAACTACCGTACGTTCAAACCTGAGCGTGACGGCCTGTTCTGCGCCAAGATCTTTGGCCCGGTAAAGGATTACGAGTGCCTGTGCGGTAAGTACAAGCGCTTGAAGCACCGTGGTGTGATCTGCGAGAAGTGCGGCGTTGAAGTTGCACTGGCCAAGGTTCGTCGTGAGCGCATGGCGCACATCGAACTGGCTTCGCCGGTTGCCCACATCTGGTTCCTGAAATCGCTGCCGTCCCGTATCGGCCTGCTGATGGACATGACCCTGCGTGATATCGAACGCGTTCTGTACTTTGAGAGCTATGTCGTTATCGATCCAGGCATGACCACCCTTGAAAAAGGTCAGTTGCTGAACGACGAGCAGTACTTCGAAGCGCTGGAAGAGTTCGGCGACGATTTCGATGCCCGCATGGGTGCCGAAGCTGTCCGCGAACTGCTGCATGCTATTGATCTGGAACACGAGATTGGCCGTCTGCGTGAAGAAATTCCGCAAACCAACTCCGAAACCAAAATCAAGAAGCTGTCCAAGCGTCTGAAGTTGATGGAAGCCTTCCAGGGTTCCGGCAACCTGCCAGAGTGGATGGTGCTGACCGTGCTGCCGGTTCTGCCGCCAGACTTGCGCCCGCTGGTACCGTTGGACGGTGGTCGTTTCGCGACGTCCGACCTCAACGACCTGTACCGCCGCGTGATCAACCGTAACAACCGCTTGAAGCGCCTGCTTGATCTGTCCGCTCCGGACATCATCGTGCGCAACGAAAAGCGTATGTTGCAGGAAGCGGTCGACGCCTTGCTCGACAACGGTCGTCGTGGCCGCGCTATCACTGGTTCCAACAAGCGTCCTCTGAAATCCCTGGCTGACATGATCAAGGGTAAGCAGGGTCGTTTCCGTCAGAACTTGCTCGGTAAGCGTGTTGACTACTCCGGTCGTTCGGTAATTACCGTAGGCCCGACCCTGCGTCTGCACCAGTGCGGTCTGCCCAAGAAGATGGCGCTCGAGCTGTTCAAGCCCTTCATCTTCGGCAAGCTGGAAATGCGCGGTCTCGCGACCACCATCAAAGCGGCCAAGAAAATGGTCGAGCGCGAATTGCCAGAGGTTTGGGACGTTCTCGCCGAAGTGATCCGCGAACACCCGGTTCTCCTCAACCGTGCTCCGACCCTTCACCGTCTGGGTATCCAGGCGTTTGAACCGGTACTGATCGAAGGTAAGGCTATCCAGCTGCACCCTCTGGTCTGTGCTGCGTACAACGCCGACTTCGACGGCGACCAAATGGCCGTGCACGTACCGCTGACACTGGAAGCCCAGTTGGAAGCGCGTGCGTTGATGATGTCGACCAACAACATTCTGTCGCCAGCCAACGGTGAGCCAATCATCGTTCCGTCGCAGGACGTTGTATTGGGCCTGTACTACATGACCCGTGAAGCGATCAACGCCAAGGGCGAAGGTCGTGTATTCGCTGACCTGCAGGAAGTTGACCGTGTGTTCCGTGCCGGCGAAGCCGCACTGCACGCCAAGGTCAAAGTGCGGATCCACGAAACCGTCAACGACCGTGACGGCGGCAGCGTGAGCAATGTTCGTATTGTCGACACTACTGTCGGCCGTGCGCTGTTGTATCAAGTTGTGCCAAAAGGTCTGTCGTACGACGTCGTCAACCTGCCGATGAAGAAAAAAGCGATTTCCAAGCTGATCAACCAGTGCTACCGCGTGGTTGGTCTGAAAGAAACCGTGATCTTCGCTGACCAGTTGATGTACACAGGTTTCGCTTATTCGACCATCTCCGGCGTTTCCATCGGTGTTAACGACTTCGTTATCCCGGATGAAAAAGCCCGCATCATCGCGGCTGCTACCGATGAAGTGAAAGAGATCGAAAGCCAGTACGCCTCGGGCCTGGTTACACAGGGCGAGAAGTACAACAAAGTGATCGACCTTTGGTCCAAGGCCAACGACGAAGTTTCCAAGGCGATGATGGCCAACCTCTCGAAAGAGAAAGTCATCGACCGTCACGGCGACGAAGTTGACCAGGAGTCCTTCAACTCGATGTACATGATGGCCGACTCGGGTGCGCGGGGTTCTGCTGCGCAGATCCGTCAGCTCGCCGGTATGCGTGGCCTGATGGCCAAACCGGACGGTTCCATCATCGAAACGCCGATTACCGCGAACTTCCGTGAAGGTTTGAGCGTACTCCAGTACTTCATCTCTACTCACGGTGCTCGTAAGGGTCTGGCGGATACCGCGTTGAAAACCGCTAACTCCGGTTACCTGACTCGTCGTTTGGTAGACGTTGCGCAGGATCTGGTCGTTACCGAGATCGATTGCGGCACCGAGCACGGCCTGCTGATGACTCCGCACATTGAAGGCGGTGACGTTGTAGAGCCGCTGGGTGAGCGCGTATTGGGTCGTGTTATTGCCCGTGACGTATTCAAGCCAGGTACCGAGGAAGTTATCGTTCCTGCCGGCACCCTGGTTGACGAGAAGTGGGTCGAGTTCATCGAACTCAACAGCATCGACGAAGTGATCGTTCGCTCGCCGATCAGCTGCGAAACCCGCTACGGCATCTGCGCCAAGTGCTACGGTCGTGACTTGGCTCGTGGTCACCAGGTGAACATCGGTGAAGCGGTCGGCGTTATCGCTGCCCAGTCCATCGGTGAGCCGGGTACCCAGCTGACCATGCGTACGTTCCACATCGGTGGTGCGGCAAGCCGGACCTCCGCAGCCGACAGTGTTCAGGTGAAGAATGGCGGTACCGTCCGTCTGCACAACCTCAAGCACGTTGAGCGAGTGGATGGTCACCTGGTTGCTGTGTCCCGTTCCGGTGAGCTGGCCATCGCTGATGACTACGGTCGTGAGCGTGAGCGTTACAAGCTGCCGTACGGTGCTGTGATTTCGGTTAAAGAAGGTGACAAGGTCGACGCTGGCGCAATCGTGGCCAAGTGGGATCCGCACACTCACCCGATCGTTACCGAAATGAAAGGTACCGTGACCTACGTGGGCATGGAAGAAGGCATCACGATCAAGCGTCAGACTGACGAATTGACCGGTATGACCAACATTGAAGTACTCGACGCCAAAGATCGTCCAGCTGCCGGCAAAGACATCCGTCCTGCCGTTAAGATGGTCGACGACAACGGCAAGGATCTGTTGCTGCCAGGCACTGACGTAATCGCTCAGTACTTCCTGCCAGCCAACGCCCTGGTCGGTGTAGCGGATGGTGCGAAGATCGCGATCGGTGATGTTATCGCGCGTATCCCGCAAGAAACTTCGAAGACCCGTGACATCACCGGTGGTCTGCCGCGTGTTGCCGACTTGTTCGAAGCGCGTCGTCCGAAAGAAGCGTCGATTCTGGCTGAAGTCAGCGGCACCATCGCGTTCGGTAAAGAGACCAAGGGCAAACGCCGTCTGGTCATTACCCCGAACGACGGTAGCGATCCGTACGAAGAGCTGATTCCGAAGTGGCGTCACCTGAACGTCTTCGAAGGCGAACAGGTAAACCGCGGCGAAGTTATCTCCGACGGCCCGAGCGATCCACACGACATCCTGCGTCTGCTGGGTGTGAGTGCGCTGGCCAAGTACATCGTTAACGAGATCCAGGACGTTTACCGTCTGCAAGGCGTGAAGATCAACGACAAGCACATCGAGACCATCCTGCGTCAGATGCTGCGTAAAGTTGAAATCGCTGAATCCGGCGATTCCAGTTTCATCAAGGGCGACCAGATGGAACTGACTCACGTACTGGTGGAAAACGAGCGCCTGGCGAACGACGAGAAATTCGTTTCCAAGTTCACTCGCGTGCTGCTGGGTATCACCAAGGCGTCGTTGTCCACTGAGTCGTTCATCTCGGCGGCCTCCTTCCAGGAGACCACTCGTGTACTGACCGAAGCAGCGGTAACCGGCAAGCGCGATTACCTGCGCGGCCTGAAAGAAAACGTAGTCGTGGGTCGTTTGATCCCGGCCGGTACCGGTTTGGCTTACCACAGCGAGCGCAAGCGCCGCCGTGATGCTGACAAGCCGTTGCGCGTAAGCGCCAGTGAAGTGGAAGCTGCACTGACCGAAGCGTTGAACTCAAGCGGTAACTGA